One genomic segment of Ctenopharyngodon idella isolate HZGC_01 chromosome 7, HZGC01, whole genome shotgun sequence includes these proteins:
- the zgc:92429 gene encoding cysteine and histidine-rich domain-containing protein 1, producing MALLCYNRGCGDRFDADKNSDDACQFHPGVPIFHDALKGWSCCKKRTTDFSEFLSIKGCSRGRHSNEKPQEPLQPEVTSDKGDVKQHSGEEIIYQGPKSAEALEKERPSSDEPKTKLQVKISPSLAQIVEKMEITEKEKREKLECQVVMVGVKCKNTGCKTTYQGPETDAEICLHHPGVPVFHEGYKYWNCCCIKTTDFNAFLDQKGCTTGKHCWIPKQDKKKVACRHDWHQTGNQVVVTIYAKNCSPEHSYVEANRTVLTCHIQFEGDKVFHKDIHLWGVIDVKSSFVNMVPSKIEVTMRKADAVAWGKLEDPKHKPEPEVTNDTNNTEQEDVKPDWYISDDDISESDWEDDEEDKKESEEKKEKQEDNGPPELEEPADVPPEK from the exons ATGGCTCTACTGTGTTACAACAGAGGCTGCGGGGATCGATTTGATGCTGACAAAAACTCTGATG ATGCCTGTCAGTTTCACCCCGGAGTGCCAATCTTCCATGATGCCTTAAAG GGCTGGTCCTGCTGTAAAAAGAGGACGACTGATTTCTCAGAGTTCCTGTCAATCAAG GGTTGCAGCCGAGGGCGCCATAGTAACGAGAAGCCTCAGGAGCCTCTGCAGCCGGAGGTGACGTCTGATAAGGGAGACGTGAAGCAGCACAGTGGAGAAGAGATTATCTACCAGGGACCCAAATCTGCAGAAGCCTTGGAAAAAGAGAGACCCAG CTCAGATGAGCCAAAGACAAAGCTGCAGGTGAAGATCTCTCCCTCTCTGGCTCAGATTGTGGAGAAAATGGAGATCACTGagaaggaaaagagagagaagctAG AGTGTCAAGTCGTCATGGTTGGGGTTAAGTGCAAAAACACAGGATGCAAAACA actTACCAGGGTCCAGAGACTGATGCAGAGATTTGCTTACATCATCCTGGAGTCCCCGTCTTCCATGAAGG ATACAAATACTGGAACTGTTGCTGCATTAAAACCACCGACTTCAATGCCTTCCTGGATCAGAAGGGCTGCACAACAGGAAAACACTGCTGGATCCCCAAACAG GACAAAAAGAAGGTGGCTTGCCGGCATGATTGGCACCAAACTGGAAATCAGGTTGTGGTCACAATCTACGCCAAGAACTGCAGTCCAGAGCATTCCTATGTGGAGGCAAACCGCACAGTG TTAACATGCCACATTCAGTTTGAGGGTGACAAAGTGTTTCATAAGGACATCCACTTATGGGGG GTGATTGACGTGAAGAGCAGTTTTGTGAACATGGTGCCCTCTAAAATTGAGGTGACCATGCGGAAGGCTGATGCTGTAGCCTGGGGCAAACTTGAGGATCCCAAACACAAACCAGAGCCAGAGGTCACCAATGACACGAACAACACCGAACAGGAAGACGTCAAACCCGACTGGTACATCTCAGATGATGACATCAGTGAGTCTGACTGGGAAGATGATGAGGAGGACAAGAAAGAGAGtgaggagaaaaaagaaaaacaggaaGATAATGGACCCCCTGAGCTAGAAGAGCCTGCTGATGTACCTCcagaaaaatga